The sequence below is a genomic window from Acropora palmata chromosome 5, jaAcrPala1.3, whole genome shotgun sequence.
TGGGAGCTAATGCTAAGAAGATGAGTTATGGCGGGATGAATGTGTGCAATCAATGGAAGTAAAGTTGTTGTATAAGGTAGGTGTAGAATATTACAGTAGGAAACCGTTGTTTACGTCGACCGTTGTTAACTGTCATCTCTGTGACGAGATGGGTACATGAAAATTTCGTCATGTGTAAACGTTGCCTTTGGTGTTGGCGGTGTTGTGGAAATCGCTCATTCATTAAGCACGAGTAGCTGGAACGATGGTTGGCGTTTACAGCGTtcactaccatagaaacggtATAGGTTTCGGTACTTCTCAACAAATGGTTAGCGCGCTGAGCATGTttcgagcaaccggccccAGGTTATTTGTTTTTGGGAAGCGTTCATAATTACACTGGTATTATTTGCTGTTTCACGTAACCAATGTCCTGGATGTAAGAACAAGCGTTTTTTTCATACGTGCCTTTAATGTCTGTTGGGGAAATTTAAGATGTGTCGATTTAAAAACGGAATGCTCTTGCTTGCATTGATTGTTTGACTTGagtgcaataacaataatcagtAATAACTAAATATTTTACTTCTAGGGGCAAAATTTACGAGGTtgcattaattaatatttaattgcCTTTAAGAATGCATTTAAATCTAATTAACCAACTTGTgattaaacaacaacaaatatataGATAaataaagagagaaaaaaatagagaaagCTTCCAAGATGCGAAAGTAATACAACAAATTATTAAGTAAGCTTTAGAATATGTTTGATAATTGAAATAGAAGGAATTCGACAACCCTGAACTgctctttcaaaatgatcttaAACCAAATTGTATGTGTAAGACTTAAGATCTCATTAGTTGACTGTCAAGTTGAATATGAGTGACTAGAAGAactactttgaaaataataatttttaagaattaatgGTAGTAATGAGCGAAAGCAGGAATTAATATACAAAATTAAGAATCTGGATTTCCATTGAATTGAATTGCACTTTATTGATTAAGAATACAAACGTTCTTAATTACAATtaacatctgaaaaaaaattaataattgtacTATACATGAAACCCTAAATATCTAAGAAgacatatatataaatatatacctatagataaatataaaaattctaACGACACAAGCATCTGtttaaaaacacatttttaaaACGCTCAGTCTTAATTTTAGGTAATATAAAACTATGGCTTCTAGACCTTAAGATTCTTGTACGTTGCGGAGGTAATAAATGTGCAAGAGGGTGGCCGCgataatttattattccaAATTGTATTCTCCGAACTTTCAATAAGATCATAGATAGGTGTTGTATGTTTCAGATATCCAAATTTAACTGCCCCATGCTGTAATTTGTCTATATTAACTAAATATGTAGAATAACTAGCACAGGCCCATACAGGAAGAGCATATTTAAAAAGTGACATTATTAAGGTGTTAAAAAgataaatgataataaatgttaatatatagtaatggtaataaatGTTAATATATGGTAAGCTTTTTAAACAGAGTTTCAGTGTGAGCTAAATGTAGGTGGTAGAATGTTTTACTCTGACAAATCTTTTTTGAATCATCTGAAGTGGTTTTAATTAAGATGGATAGGTAAGCCCCAAATGTGGACCGACCGTTGATAAAAAAAGGGTATTTACTTATGAGTAGTAAAAAGCGTAACAAGAAGGTCCGAATTAACAAAATATCTCAGTTTAGAtacaatttcaacatttttctaAAACTTTAGAGAAAGATCATTATTTTATATGAGTGCCGAGCAGTAGAAAAACAGTTCTTGTTAGTACCTGAGTTTTGTAAGGTTACTCTTACACTGATGCCAAAAGCCCAGGGCTGCAAGCtttattttctaaagaaagCTGGTATATAATATTTTAGGATATGGAAATAGTATGTGGCAATGAGTATTTAGTTTTGAAACAACTGGGGAattgtgattttgaaaaaacagaATGTGTGAAATCCAGCTGAAATGTGAGGGATGCCCTCACAATTATTTGTCCCCACTGCAGGGTACTATGTGAGACTTGTAGCAcccaaaattaaagaaaaaaataattatactggaattataataatttattagtggTGCCTTGATGGATTTGTGTGATTGGGGTTGTGAAGTTGTAAGAGAGAGCCATTGCAACTTACTGACGTTCTGACAATAATTATGTGGAGAAGTCATCCTTTGTCTTTCCAGAAGTCAACTCCTCATTATGTAACAAATTTCATCCTCTAATTCTAAGCATTGCTGCCACATAGGTGTTAAAAATGTCAGTCACCAGTCCTTCAACCTGGGATGTCATTCATCAGATGATTAGAGTCCATCATTGCATTTCAGTCCTGGGCTTTTTGGTTGTagtgaaattattctttaCTCAGtacaagcattttttttttcaatgtgttttttttctaaactaaaTAATGTGAACTTTGCAGATTGAAGTAGAACCACAACTACAACAATCAAACAACATGcagcaacaaaaaatattacttaTAAGGATGTAGGCCCTGTATCATATTAGTTACTATTTTGAACTTACAGCTTAAGCCCCATCTACACAAGCAATTTTTATATGGCACTTTTTATGtggcaatttttatttgcctcTGTAGATGATGAAAAATGACCAACTTTTATGTGACAAATGCATTTGCTGAAAAGCTGGCGCGTTGGTTGTTATgtggcaaataaaaattgccaCAGAAAATAATTGTCCGTGTAGACGAGACGCCACATAAAATGTGACAATTTTTTCAGCGGCATCTATAGAACCCAGTCCCTGAAGTCCCTAAATTTTGCCCATCCAGCAGGACCTGACgcaatttaaaaacaaatatttgtcGATCATCTACACgggcaaataaaaattgccaTATACAGTTGCCACATAAAAATTGCTCATGTAGACGGGGCTTTATCgaatcacaaaaaaataaaaatatgaacTATACCAAATCATTGCTCTGTaagtaagaacaaaaataacgtGTAGTTATTCCTCATTGCTGTGGCCTTGGGGCAGATTTTGAGCTGGGCTTGTTTTTCATTGGAGCATTAAATTGACAATTGCACAGAGATGCAGTGATGATGTATAAGTTATGTATGTTTATTAACCTTTTATTGAGGCATTGTTACAAATGAACTGCAATATTCTTGTTTAagtcaaatttttaatttttttaagataGCAGACATCAGAGCATTGTGTATgttattaaatttaattaagtACTGCTCACATTGGAAAGAAATATCCTTAAAATATTCCTTACAAAGTTTATTAAAGACTGGTGTTCTTTGTGTTGGTTGTGTcacattttcaaagtaaatCTTGAAGTTCACTTTTTTAGTACTCTTACGTTGCTTTGGGAGTACTGTGtcagttgatgaaaaaaactCTCACTGCATGATAAAAATGTGCTCGTCGTCTTAGGATACTGGTGAAGGAtgcaaataaattgaaattatatttaacagtagcatcataaattttttttattgattttcacTTTTATAGTGATAGTCTTAGACTGAAAGGATGTCAAAAGAAAGGATGTCAAAAGAAAGAATTCACAGTGGAAAGAAGCCTTTTAAATGCCAACATTGTGAGAAATATTTTAGGGGAGCAGGAGATTTAAAAAGACACGAGAGAATTCACACTGGAGAGAagccttttaaatgcaaacattgtgagaaatgttttaatcaacgagtgattttaaaaatccatgaaagaattcacactggagagaagccttttaaatgcaaacaatgtgaCAAATGTTTTAGGGATCGAAGAAGTTTAAAAGATCATGAAAGAGTTCATACTGGAGAGAagccttttaaatgcaaacaatgtgaGAAATGTTTTAATCAACGAGGAAGTTTAAAAATCCATGAAAGAATTCACAATGGAGAGAAGCCTTTTAAATGCAGACAATGTGACAAATGTTTTAGGGAAGAAAGAAGTTTAAGATATCATGAAACAGTTCACACTGGAGAGAAAccttttaaatgcaaacaatgtgaGAAATGTTTTAATCAACGAGGAAGTTTAAAAGTCCATGAAAGAATTCACACTGGAGAGAagccttttaaatgcaaacattGTGACAAATGTTTTAATCAACGAGGAAGTTTAAAAATCcacgaaagaattcatacTGGAGAGAAGCCTTTTAAATGCAGACAATGTGACAAATGTTTCAGGGAAGTAAGAACtttgaaatatcatgaaagagttcacactggagagaagccttataaatgcaaacaatgtgagaaatattttaggcGAACAGAACATTTAAAGAGCCATGAAAGAATTCACACTAAAGAGAAGTCCTATAAATGCAACCATTGTAACAAGTGCTTTAGCAGTGCTCAAAGTTTAAGGAAGCATGATGGAGTCCATTCTAGTGAGAAGTCTGGTGAAAAAGAGCCACGTCCACAATCTGGTGGTATAAAAGAGAGTGCCAGGaaagatgataataatatatgTGACTTGGGGATACATCGTCCCTGTACCATCCAAGAAGAGTGTTTAAACCAGAATGAAGAATACATTTGTTGGATTTGTCAAGAGAAGTTAAACAGTGAGAAGCTTCTTTCTAAGCATTACCAAGATCATATTGCACTGTTGCCGTAGCCGTGATCTTAATTATTGTTCTGGAGGATGTGTTAGTGTttgattattttcttctttttatagGAAAAAGTTACTTTATCTATTTTGAATATTCAGGTAAATTTTGTTGGTTGATAAAAATACAGAATGTTTATTCGTTTTGACTTAGTGGCAAGATTAGCACCTACAATGTCCACAAATGCAGTTACTTAGCTGCATGCGCTTGatgcttcattttgttttgtttgcgtatacaggcatcaagagtttcagtttcctcTGTTGGATGCCGCGCATTGTGGaacagaaagtgagcaccaagtctcTAATGGCAGCCTTGTCGGATGgttttccctcttcatcttGTCTTCTTTTACGCGAATATTGGAACTTAGTACCAAGTAATATCAGTGTTCGCGTAAAGGAGACGAAGATATGGCTGCCATTCAAGACTTTGGGTGCTCGTTTTCTGTCCCAAGATGTGCAGCGGACCACGcaggaaactgaaactcttgtAGCCTGTATTGAGAGAATGATTTCATTATCTTCGAGTTGGAAAATACACGTTGAAAGATACGAATTGAAGATGACTGGTGTGTTGTTTTATGTAAGACTACAGTGCAGTTGTGTTCTATTTACTGGAGAAGCTATGCTGTGTCACGGACCCGGGTAAGGGGGAGGGtcctttaggaatttctgggtggggatatGCCGCTGAGATACAGGAACCTTTTGGTTATGCCATAGCAAGTTCAACTGAAGTTTGCCACCCTATAATAGAGTAAACTCCTTAAATCCCACCTATCCTGGAGTAGCTGTTTTTCAGAAACTGGTGAGGTCACTAGCACAGTCTagccaaaacaaaacctttcaccacaatttttctctctctctctctcaaaAAAGGGATTGTGTCAGTTTTCGATTTTCAACCGCGTACCCTGGATCCGTCACAGGTTACATCCTGAGCAATGCCAAGGAAATACGTACTCATTATTAAGAGAAATAAAttgcttaatttttaaccAGTAATAAAACCACACATTTCCGTCAAAATACCGATTTTTGCCGGTTAATAATACCCAGTAGTGCTTTAGAATAGCCAGCTATCGACACTGCTGAGGCTCAGTTACGTTAATTTAAAGTTGCCGATttgatttcttgaattttctgGCAATTTCTGGGCACTTTTCTGGCGTCCTTAGCTGCTAGATAAAGTCCTCAaacaactggtcagtttcgtgaaaaatgataccctattctagacccaaacgctctgattgaTTTCCCCTGTATTGACAACTTATGTGTAAAGTAATATTTGGAGGATATATAAGAATTTTTCCTAATACCCATATGGGGAAAGcaatatttatatataatgTCAACGATATAATGAAAGATATTGTTCCTTTAGacttaattaaaattttgaaagagagcCAGTTTTGAAATTTAGCATAGTTAGTTCTTGCTTTAGGGAGGTAATGACTATTTTGCAGCAGATCTTGTGATATATTGATGAACTTTGCTGACCtcagtaaaaaaattattgaacacAAGAGGTAGTAATCTATTCTTAAACCTATTCATAAATATTACAATCTGATATGACACGGGATCATGTAGTTTTATGACATTTATAGTCTAGTAGGAAAGAGCGGTCCCAGTGCACCCGCATGATATACTCAAGTAATTTATATAATTGGAATCCTTAGAGAGGGGTGAAAGCGAATTTTGATGTCCCCAAGCCGAGCAAACTCCGTTTAAGGggtgtttttttattttaagtaaaaaaaacacaggGTACCCAagtttggattttttttttcaagttgatATCTCCTCTGAAATTATCTAGAACTCGCTAAAAACAGCTCTAGGCAAAGATATTTGTGTGATTTGCCCAAACAGACGTGTACTTGGTGTATACGACAgcttattttacatttttttcctcttaaatgCACGTGTTGCGTTTGAGAGTTCATTGATTTTGTAAGAATATGAGCTTTCTAATAAAAACTCTTTACATAAAAGGATTTTGAAGTAAGCGTGCTTCAATCATCGTCATCACAGTCGAAGACCTCGCTAAAGTCAAGTTCATGGTCTGTCTTCTTCAACGTCAGACTCTTCTTCGCTGGAAGGCTCGATGAGTTCAACAAGGGATGGTGGGAGTATTGGTGAGCTGCTCCAGATAGATTGGCTCCAAGGAGCCATTGTCATTCTTCTCCCATCCTTGCCCAGGGTCATGCAGCTTAGGTGTCCAGACGATTGCTTGGCCTGCCCTCTTATAACAAACAAGGCGGTGGTTTACCCTCTGTATATGAGGCACCAGGTTGTCCCTGCAAGGGGGAAGCCTGGACAGGTCAACTTTTGACTTAGCGGTTCGTCGCGCGTCTTCCCCGACCATCTTCTTCAATATAAGGCTGCGCACAGTGTTAAGACACTTCTCGTGGGCGTAACCATACATCAGGCACGTGAATGCCTCTAACTCGTCTATTTTCTCAGCCCCAACTGACCAGTCATAGCTAAGACTCCTAGAAATGACAAAAGAATTAGTTTGATTAATATTGTGTGAGGTTTTACTCCTGCCTAGATTATTTCACTTTTATAAAAATATAACATAACCAAAATGTCACCTGATGGTAGTGTTAAATGCTTGGTGATTATGGAGCTTCTTCAAAGGTCCgacttttccttttcctttgaatGCGCTTGTTGCATCCTCTCCAGTGAAGACGTATAATCCAAGTATCGCAGTGCAGTATTCAGCCCCCTTTCTCTCTGCCAGCTTGCTCACGTTGATTAACCTCCTGTGCTTCCCCATCCCAGTATCTAGATAGATGGTTATCTGTTGAACGTGTGCATGGTGAAGTAGAATGTCGACTAAAATGTTGGTGTCCGGAGTCCGTACGACCGCTGACTTGTTCCCCATCTGCGCAGCAAACTTCAGATAAAGCACGACACGAGTGTCAGTCTACTCCTGATTAGATGTCCATTCATGGGTCTCGTTTGCTGTCACCTGAAATGAGATGCAAGTATCAATTAATGATTGCCACATGTGTACGTAAAAACGCATGCACAATTCTTACCTTACCATCAGTTGATTCCAAATCATATGCTTTGCCCTCCACAACCACTAACGACCTTGTTGCCTTCTCTAGTCGCTTTGCCGCTACCTCGCTTCCACATACTCGCAGCAATAGTTAACACAGTTACCtcttattttcctcatttgcaAGGAAGACCTTAAAGGCAATGGCTTCCTTGTTGCAGGGCCATCAACGGTTAACTTTTGTGAGTAGCCTCGGCATAACCTTTCTTGGCTCTTTATGGAATCGGGGTAGTATGATTCggttgagaaaataaaatctcTCTTGGCAACCATCCATGGGTAGGTATTTATTTGACTCTGAACACTTTTTCATTACCAGGCTgtaatacactgtagtgtCCTTGTTTAACCGGTTTAGAACAGAGCGAAATACCGGCGGATGAAGGAGCAATAATGGCTGAACTGGACGAACCGGGGGATGAACCTAATTTTGACTTGTTTGGGTCCTTTGGACTTGACTTTTTTAGCGACGACGAACTCTTGTTGACTGAAACCGACTTaactgaacaaaaagaaactactGAACAAACAGAACAAACAGAAATTGGACCACTCAACGATGTAGACATTGACAATTTTATTAAGGAAAACCGAAACAAGAACACGACTAAGAAGACGCAAATTAGTGACCTTAACGTATTTTAAAGGTGGGCAAAAACTGTTAACGAAACCAGAACTCTTGAAAACATATCAGAGCAACAACTTGACAAACTTTTAGCTCACTTTGTTTTCAACGCACGTAAGCAAAACGGGGACGAATATGACCCTGACACATTGATGTTTATGTTACGGAGTTTTGACCGTTTAGTgagggaaaaaggaaaaca
It includes:
- the LOC141880500 gene encoding uncharacterized protein LOC141880500, translating into MSKERMSKERIHSGKKPFKCQHCEKYFRGAGDLKRHERIHTGEKPFKCKHCEKCFNQRVILKIHERIHTGEKPFKCKQCDKCFRDRRSLKDHERVHTGEKPFKCKQCEKCFNQRGSLKIHERIHNGEKPFKCRQCDKCFREERSLRYHETVHTGEKPFKCKQCEKCFNQRGSLKVHERIHTGEKPFKCKHCDKCFNQRGSLKIHERIHTGEKPFKCRQCDKCFREVRTLKYHERVHTGEKPYKCKQCEKYFRRTEHLKSHERIHTKEKSYKCNHCNKCFSSAQSLRKHDGVHSSEKSGEKEPRPQSGGIKESARKDDNNICDLGIHRPCTIQEECLNQNEEYICWICQEKLNSEKLLSKHYQDHIALLP